In the Ensifer adhaerens genome, one interval contains:
- a CDS encoding DMT family transporter yields the protein MPDRSAQPSPQPIADLQIAVAAFVAGAGWLFSIHALAELPPLLFLGSRFIIAGLLIGLLAKFPSVADIGRAVRLLFPGAFAFAVAMMAWIFGLKHTTNPGVAAFISSTGNLLVPVFGLLFFGWPVGKRLWISITIALAGMALLFLGPDARVEAAHVYFVVSALLWAASIALVKRNSAKVGAVAAAAVQLVVSGVVILAVSSLAERMPTAIPPVEIWGWYLASILISTCLRFVLQFRGQQMISAARASVIMCCEPVWVLLFSLAFLGAPLGLSQMLGCAVILCAMVSQVVLPSKSPA from the coding sequence TTGCCTGACCGTTCCGCCCAGCCTTCGCCGCAGCCGATTGCCGATCTGCAGATCGCGGTTGCGGCTTTTGTGGCAGGTGCCGGTTGGCTCTTCTCGATCCACGCGCTTGCGGAGCTTCCGCCGCTCCTGTTTCTCGGCAGCCGCTTCATCATCGCCGGTCTGCTGATCGGCCTCCTGGCAAAGTTCCCGTCCGTGGCTGATATCGGCAGAGCCGTGCGGCTGTTGTTTCCCGGTGCATTCGCATTTGCGGTCGCGATGATGGCGTGGATCTTCGGCCTGAAGCACACAACCAATCCCGGCGTCGCCGCTTTCATTTCCTCGACCGGTAACCTGCTGGTGCCGGTTTTCGGCCTGCTCTTCTTCGGTTGGCCGGTCGGGAAAAGGCTCTGGATCTCGATTACGATTGCGCTTGCGGGGATGGCGCTTTTGTTTCTTGGGCCTGACGCTCGCGTTGAGGCGGCCCATGTCTACTTCGTCGTCTCGGCGTTGCTTTGGGCAGCGAGCATCGCGCTCGTCAAACGTAACTCCGCGAAGGTCGGCGCTGTGGCTGCGGCCGCCGTCCAACTGGTGGTATCGGGCGTGGTCATCCTTGCGGTCTCATCGCTCGCAGAGAGGATGCCGACGGCCATCCCCCCAGTGGAAATCTGGGGCTGGTATCTCGCGAGCATCCTGATCTCGACCTGCCTGCGCTTCGTTCTTCAGTTTCGAGGGCAGCAGATGATCTCGGCGGCGCGGGCGTCGGTCATCATGTGTTGCGAACCGGTCTGGGTGCTGCTTTTCTCGCTGGCATTTCTCGGGGCGCCGCTCGGCCTGTCCCAGATGCTCGGCTGCGCGGTCATTTTGTGCGCCATGGTCAGCCAGGTTGTGTTGCCGTCAAAATCGCCCGCCTGA
- a CDS encoding ABC transporter substrate-binding protein gives MMIGAAEARAESVLTMHIEEQTSWVQNFNPFDLGGRRQSTMDFVYEPLVIFNDYDGGKPVFRLATAYKFADDLKSITYTLRDGVKWSDGKPLTSADMKFTLEMMLKNPAVDTVGVGETVASVEAPSPTEVKINLKDVDTHFPESLADFPVVPEHIWKDVKDPLAFKNETPVGSGPMTEIRRFTPQVYEQCRNPNYWDAATLKVDCLKLPQISGNDQMLALLPEGSIDWFGSFLPQIDKTYVGLDAEHNGYWQPPAETVAFQMNFKSSNPGNAEAFNDMTFRRAFSLSMDRTAMVDIAGFGYPVVNTHASGLPPRFDSWRNKAAEGAQDEWLAYDIDKANKLLDDAGYKKDGEGFRTTPSGKRIAFPIIVPNGWTDWIDAVQIAAEGLRKIGVNASIATPEYEQWQKQILDGSFEAVMNSRADGPTPFRGYFQSLSTGFGGRITSAPSRYSNPELDKVFDDYRRAATDEDRKKLFDQVQVIVADNLPVVPVFNGPTWYQFSTKRFTGWVTKDEPVMNPEDHDNNRMRLVHLLRLKPVQ, from the coding sequence ATGATGATCGGCGCCGCAGAGGCTCGCGCTGAATCCGTGCTCACCATGCACATCGAAGAACAGACGAGCTGGGTGCAGAATTTCAACCCGTTCGACCTCGGTGGCCGGCGGCAGAGCACCATGGATTTCGTCTACGAACCGCTGGTGATCTTCAACGATTACGACGGCGGCAAGCCGGTCTTTCGGCTGGCGACGGCCTATAAGTTTGCCGACGACCTGAAGTCGATTACCTATACGCTGCGCGATGGCGTGAAATGGTCGGACGGCAAGCCGCTGACCTCTGCCGACATGAAATTTACCCTTGAGATGATGCTGAAGAACCCGGCGGTCGATACCGTCGGCGTCGGTGAGACCGTCGCTTCCGTGGAGGCGCCGTCGCCGACCGAGGTGAAGATCAATCTCAAGGACGTCGACACGCATTTTCCGGAGTCGCTTGCCGATTTCCCCGTGGTGCCAGAGCACATTTGGAAGGATGTGAAGGATCCGCTGGCCTTCAAGAACGAGACGCCTGTCGGGTCCGGCCCGATGACCGAGATCCGCCGCTTCACGCCCCAGGTCTACGAGCAGTGCCGCAACCCCAACTATTGGGACGCCGCGACGCTGAAGGTTGACTGCCTGAAGCTGCCGCAGATCTCCGGCAACGACCAGATGCTGGCGCTTCTGCCGGAGGGCTCGATCGACTGGTTCGGCTCCTTCCTGCCGCAGATCGACAAGACCTATGTCGGCCTCGATGCCGAGCACAACGGCTACTGGCAGCCGCCGGCGGAAACCGTGGCCTTCCAGATGAACTTCAAATCGTCGAACCCCGGCAATGCCGAGGCCTTCAACGACATGACCTTCCGCCGCGCCTTCAGTCTTTCCATGGATCGCACCGCGATGGTCGATATCGCCGGGTTCGGCTACCCGGTCGTCAACACCCATGCGAGCGGCCTGCCGCCGCGCTTCGACAGCTGGCGCAACAAGGCCGCCGAGGGCGCGCAGGACGAGTGGCTCGCCTATGACATCGACAAGGCCAACAAGCTGCTCGATGATGCCGGCTACAAGAAGGATGGCGAAGGTTTCCGCACCACGCCGAGCGGCAAGCGCATTGCCTTCCCGATCATCGTGCCGAACGGCTGGACCGACTGGATTGACGCGGTGCAGATTGCGGCGGAAGGCCTGCGCAAGATCGGCGTCAACGCCTCCATCGCCACGCCCGAATACGAGCAGTGGCAGAAACAGATCCTCGACGGCAGCTTTGAGGCGGTGATGAATTCGCGTGCCGACGGTCCGACGCCTTTCCGCGGCTACTTCCAGTCGCTGTCGACCGGCTTCGGCGGGCGTATCACCAGCGCGCCGTCACGCTATTCCAACCCCGAACTCGACAAGGTTTTCGATGACTACCGCCGCGCGGCGACGGACGAGGACCGCAAGAAGCTGTTCGATCAGGTGCAGGTGATCGTCGCCGACAATCTGCCGGTCGTCCCCGTCTTCAACGGTCCGACCTGGTATCAGTTCTCGACCAAGCGCTTTACCGGCTGGGTTACGAAGGATGAGCCGGTCATGAACCCCGAGGATCACGACAACAACCGGATGCGGCTGGTCCACCTGCTGCGCCTCAAGCCGGTGCAATAA
- a CDS encoding beta-N-acetylhexosaminidase, with protein sequence MTFAAKSDYLLETLWVPVGTADKSVYALTLTNNSDRPIKGFRLGVSGPARIDPAAEVEGGQLLIRLSNYAEFAPPEGFELKPGATWTLKAHGMSFEPRHWTDGANAAFLVLSDGTNAPVAVLASRAHGDNAELKRGAAVYPVPKVAPVPVSIVPWPQAVAVSSQLLAPPGLDLKAEGSEASAAAKAFADLTASLFPVEGIVRPAAEGGFPVALSKAADFGPEAYTIRFSPAGVAVSGGSQTGILYGLITLGQVLRGARSHPATFVFPTGGEIKDEPALAWRGTHLDVARQFYSTAEVERFLQLMAWNKLNRFHWHLTDDEAWRIEVEAYPALTEIGAWRGHGRKIPPLLGSGPEPTGGYYTKAAVRQIVALAASLGIEVMPEIDIPGHSYAMLQAIPELRDPDEKGSYHSVQGFPDNCLNPAREETYRVLEVIFDELIELFPMRTIHVGADEVPLGAWSGSPEALARLRALAGDEVADTHSKRLNVVTNTHGADEIDGSGAAVLQGEFLARVQKFLASRGCITGGWQEAAHGNVIDKEKSLLFGWRTVEASAALAEDGYDIVVCPGQVYYLDMANSPAWSEPGGSWAGWSDPEKLYTFDPVEGWTDAQKKHLLGVQCCIWSEPMTDRAVFDRLVFPRLSALAETGWTRPERKSFKRFEALVGLMPVLYGFYAAE encoded by the coding sequence ATGACGTTTGCCGCCAAATCTGACTACCTTCTGGAAACGCTCTGGGTGCCGGTCGGCACGGCCGACAAGTCGGTCTATGCGCTGACGCTCACCAACAATTCGGATCGGCCAATCAAGGGTTTTCGCCTCGGCGTCTCCGGCCCGGCGCGCATCGATCCTGCCGCCGAGGTCGAGGGCGGGCAGCTTCTGATCCGACTCTCCAACTATGCCGAATTCGCGCCACCCGAAGGGTTTGAGCTGAAGCCCGGCGCGACCTGGACGCTCAAGGCCCATGGTATGAGCTTCGAGCCGCGTCATTGGACCGACGGCGCCAACGCCGCCTTTCTGGTGCTTTCCGACGGCACGAATGCGCCGGTGGCCGTGCTTGCCTCGCGGGCGCACGGTGACAATGCCGAGCTGAAGCGCGGCGCCGCCGTCTATCCGGTGCCGAAGGTGGCGCCGGTGCCGGTCTCGATCGTGCCCTGGCCGCAGGCTGTTGCGGTCTCCAGTCAGTTGCTGGCGCCTCCGGGCCTTGACCTGAAGGCCGAAGGCAGTGAAGCGTCCGCCGCGGCGAAGGCCTTTGCCGATCTCACGGCCAGCCTGTTTCCGGTCGAGGGCATCGTCCGACCGGCGGCGGAGGGCGGCTTCCCGGTCGCTCTGTCAAAGGCAGCAGACTTTGGGCCGGAGGCCTACACGATCCGTTTCTCGCCCGCCGGCGTCGCCGTTTCGGGCGGTAGCCAGACGGGCATCCTCTACGGCCTGATCACGCTCGGTCAGGTCCTGCGTGGTGCACGGTCGCATCCGGCCACCTTCGTGTTTCCGACGGGCGGGGAGATCAAGGACGAACCGGCGCTTGCCTGGCGCGGCACCCATCTCGACGTCGCTCGCCAATTCTACAGCACCGCCGAGGTCGAGCGTTTCCTGCAACTGATGGCTTGGAACAAGCTCAACCGCTTTCACTGGCACCTGACCGATGACGAGGCCTGGCGCATCGAGGTCGAAGCCTATCCGGCGCTGACCGAAATCGGTGCCTGGCGCGGCCATGGCCGCAAGATTCCGCCGCTGCTCGGCTCTGGGCCTGAACCGACCGGCGGCTACTACACCAAGGCGGCGGTCCGCCAGATCGTGGCGCTGGCAGCAAGCCTCGGCATCGAGGTGATGCCGGAAATCGACATCCCTGGCCATTCCTATGCAATGCTGCAGGCGATCCCCGAGCTGCGCGATCCCGACGAGAAGGGCAGCTATCATTCGGTCCAGGGCTTTCCCGACAACTGCCTTAACCCGGCGCGCGAAGAGACCTATCGCGTGCTGGAAGTCATCTTCGACGAGTTGATCGAACTCTTCCCGATGCGGACGATCCATGTCGGTGCCGACGAGGTGCCGCTCGGTGCCTGGTCCGGTTCGCCGGAAGCACTGGCACGGCTGCGCGCGCTCGCCGGCGACGAGGTCGCCGATACCCATTCCAAGCGGCTGAACGTCGTTACCAACACCCATGGTGCCGATGAGATCGACGGTTCGGGCGCCGCGGTGCTGCAGGGCGAGTTCCTGGCGCGCGTCCAGAAATTCCTGGCAAGCCGCGGCTGCATCACCGGCGGCTGGCAGGAGGCGGCCCATGGCAATGTCATCGACAAGGAGAAATCGCTGCTCTTCGGTTGGCGCACGGTCGAGGCATCGGCAGCACTTGCGGAGGATGGCTACGACATCGTCGTCTGCCCCGGCCAGGTCTACTATCTCGACATGGCCAACAGCCCGGCCTGGTCGGAGCCCGGCGGCAGCTGGGCCGGCTGGTCGGATCCGGAAAAGCTCTACACATTTGATCCCGTGGAGGGCTGGACGGATGCGCAGAAGAAACATCTGCTCGGCGTGCAGTGCTGCATTTGGTCGGAGCCGATGACCGATCGCGCCGTCTTCGACCGGCTGGTCTTCCCCCGGCTTTCGGCGCTGGCCGAAACCGGCTGGACGCGGCCGGAGCGCAAGTCCTTCAAGCGTTTCGAGGCCCTGGTCGGGCTGATGCCTGTTCTCTACGGCTTTTACGCTGCGGAGTAG
- a CDS encoding ABC transporter permease, with product MWLSRRRLAVYCVAFLFAIVMNFAVPRMMPGSPVDSMIAQLGPRATPAAIEAIKARFGAIDQPIWQQFVDYVVGLAHFDLGVSVKYYPQTVVEVLGRSAGWTAFLVVTAIVFSLSIGVLLGAISAWRRGGRFDSFVSPFSVVLIAVPPVIIALATLFTFGVTLRLLPVGYAYDPSLDPGLNFTFFGSVFLHAIMPVLTLSPYLIGEFQTTMRSSMISVLGEDYVTMGRAKGLSEAAVMFGYAARNAMLPVLTNLALMLGAVFGGSIVTEIVFNYPGLGLTLYTASVARDYPVIQGQLLLMTIATLGANLLVDLIYGVVDPRIREGRA from the coding sequence ATGTGGCTTTCCCGCCGGCGGCTTGCCGTCTACTGCGTGGCGTTCCTCTTCGCGATCGTCATGAATTTCGCGGTTCCCCGGATGATGCCGGGGAGCCCTGTCGACAGCATGATCGCCCAACTCGGACCGCGGGCAACGCCCGCGGCCATCGAGGCGATCAAGGCGCGCTTCGGCGCGATCGACCAGCCGATCTGGCAGCAGTTCGTCGACTATGTCGTCGGGCTTGCCCATTTCGACCTCGGCGTCTCGGTCAAGTACTATCCGCAGACCGTCGTCGAGGTTCTCGGCCGGTCGGCCGGCTGGACGGCGTTCCTCGTCGTTACCGCCATCGTCTTTTCGCTCTCGATCGGCGTGCTGCTCGGCGCAATTTCCGCCTGGCGTCGCGGCGGCCGGTTCGACAGTTTCGTTTCGCCGTTTTCGGTCGTGCTGATCGCAGTGCCGCCTGTGATCATTGCGCTTGCGACGCTGTTCACCTTCGGGGTCACGCTCCGGCTGCTGCCGGTCGGCTACGCCTACGATCCGAGCCTAGATCCCGGCTTGAACTTCACCTTCTTCGGCAGCGTCTTCCTGCATGCGATCATGCCGGTGCTGACGCTCTCGCCCTACCTCATCGGCGAATTCCAGACGACCATGCGCTCCAGCATGATCTCGGTGCTCGGCGAGGACTATGTCACCATGGGTCGCGCCAAGGGCCTGTCCGAAGCGGCCGTGATGTTTGGTTATGCGGCGCGCAACGCCATGCTGCCGGTGCTGACCAACCTCGCGCTGATGCTGGGAGCGGTCTTCGGCGGCTCGATCGTCACCGAGATCGTCTTCAACTATCCAGGCCTCGGCCTGACGCTCTACACGGCGAGCGTCGCGCGCGACTATCCTGTCATCCAGGGGCAGCTTCTCCTGATGACGATCGCCACGCTCGGGGCCAACCTGTTGGTCGATTTGATCTACGGCGTGGTCGACCCGCGCATTCGGGAGGGCAGGGCATGA
- a CDS encoding ABC transporter ATP-binding protein — translation MSDALLEIRSLNVDYLLDDGAFRAVNDVSFEVRRGELFGLAGESGCGKSTIAYAITRLSKPPAWVAGGEILLNGENLLKMPEAALQNVRWRRIGMVFQSAMNSLNPLMRVEAQFFDVLRRHTGATRPQARARAEEMFRLVGIPINRLDDYPHQFSGGMRQRIVIAICLALKPELVIMDEPTTALDVVVQREILEQLVDLQRSLGFSVLFITHDLHLMAQLCHRIGVMLKGQLVEVGDTHQISRAPEHDYTRKLWGAIPQLPSSVRSLGVVE, via the coding sequence ATGAGCGACGCGCTCCTGGAAATCCGCAGCCTCAACGTCGATTACTTGCTCGACGATGGTGCTTTTCGTGCGGTCAACGATGTCTCGTTCGAGGTGCGCCGCGGCGAACTCTTCGGCCTTGCCGGAGAATCCGGCTGTGGCAAGAGCACGATTGCCTATGCGATCACACGGCTCTCGAAACCGCCGGCCTGGGTGGCTGGCGGCGAGATCCTGCTTAACGGCGAGAACCTCCTGAAGATGCCGGAAGCCGCACTCCAGAACGTGCGCTGGCGGCGGATCGGTATGGTTTTCCAGAGCGCCATGAACTCGCTCAATCCGCTGATGCGGGTCGAGGCGCAGTTCTTCGACGTGCTGCGTCGCCACACCGGCGCGACGCGGCCGCAGGCCCGCGCCCGGGCCGAAGAGATGTTTCGGCTCGTTGGAATCCCGATCAACCGTCTCGACGACTATCCGCACCAGTTCAGCGGCGGCATGCGGCAACGCATCGTCATTGCGATCTGCCTGGCGCTTAAGCCGGAACTGGTCATCATGGACGAGCCGACGACGGCGCTCGATGTGGTCGTGCAGCGGGAAATCCTGGAGCAGCTCGTCGACCTGCAGCGAAGCCTCGGCTTCTCGGTACTGTTCATCACCCACGACCTGCACCTGATGGCGCAGCTCTGCCATCGCATCGGTGTTATGTTGAAGGGGCAACTGGTCGAGGTCGGCGACACGCATCAGATCAGCCGTGCGCCTGAGCATGACTATACACGGAAACTTTGGGGCGCGATCCCGCAACTGCCGTCATCCGTCCGCAGCCTGGGGGTCGTCGAATGA
- a CDS encoding ABC transporter ATP-binding protein, whose amino-acid sequence MNVMPVATTMAGEDDAIVRLNDIRRSFGVVEALRGVSLALKPGRALALVGESGCGKTTCARIVARLDAPTSGTMAFRGADVTQAGGRAEEKMRRRAIQMVFQDPFASLNPVFSIYHHLARPLLLHSHAKNGGEAKAAVARLLADVGLDADVTARKFPHELSGGQRQRVNIARALAVGPDVLVADEPTSMLDVSIRLDILELLARIKRERNLAMLYITHDIATAAHIAEEVVVMFAGQMVEWGETSAVIGDPRHPYTQLLLSAVPDPDRPFVPGQSARFLAHAEEVRRKSRPASDVVEEVTVNHFVRALGQTPTGAM is encoded by the coding sequence ATGAACGTCATGCCGGTAGCGACGACAATGGCTGGTGAAGACGACGCAATCGTGCGCCTCAACGATATCAGGCGCAGCTTCGGGGTCGTCGAGGCCTTGCGCGGCGTTTCGCTCGCCTTGAAGCCCGGCCGGGCGCTGGCGCTGGTCGGCGAATCCGGATGTGGCAAGACCACCTGCGCCCGCATCGTCGCAAGGCTCGATGCGCCGACATCGGGGACGATGGCGTTTCGCGGCGCCGACGTTACCCAGGCCGGAGGAAGGGCCGAGGAAAAGATGCGTCGCCGGGCGATCCAGATGGTGTTTCAGGATCCCTTCGCCTCACTCAACCCGGTGTTCTCCATCTACCACCATCTTGCGCGGCCGCTGCTTTTGCATAGTCACGCCAAGAACGGGGGCGAGGCGAAAGCTGCCGTCGCGCGTCTGCTCGCCGATGTCGGTCTGGACGCCGATGTGACGGCACGAAAGTTTCCGCACGAACTGTCCGGTGGCCAGCGCCAGCGCGTCAACATTGCTCGGGCGCTTGCCGTCGGGCCGGATGTGCTCGTTGCCGACGAGCCGACATCGATGCTCGACGTGTCGATCCGCCTCGACATCCTGGAACTGCTCGCGCGCATCAAGCGCGAGCGCAACCTCGCCATGCTCTACATCACCCACGATATCGCTACGGCCGCCCACATTGCCGAGGAGGTCGTGGTGATGTTTGCAGGCCAAATGGTCGAGTGGGGCGAAACCAGCGCCGTCATCGGCGATCCCCGGCACCCCTATACGCAATTGCTTCTTTCCGCGGTCCCCGATCCTGACCGACCGTTCGTGCCGGGGCAAAGCGCCCGCTTCCTCGCCCATGCCGAAGAGGTGCGGCGAAAGAGCCGTCCGGCTTCCGACGTGGTGGAAGAAGTTACCGTGAACCACTTCGTCCGTGCCCTTGGCCAAACGCCGACGGGAGCTATGTGA
- the aldA gene encoding aldehyde dehydrogenase: MSPYRNFSGGRFTESTSSATIDVRNPATGQVFTSVPAATDDEAKAAVEAAVKAQRAWAALPAIRRGETLRHLAGVLESRAENIGAALAKESGKSLADATAEVIYGAELMRYHAEWARRIEGEVIESDNPGETLLLKRVPIGVAACLIPFNYPIYTLVRKIAPALIAGNAVVVRPSNNTPTSAFVFAEAIVEAGLPEGLVNILTMSHDVAKTLCTHPGVGMITLTGSVSAGRIVLDYCKENIAKPSLELGGKTPVIVEPDADLDAVAQMIIAAKTAHCGQVCTSAERLYVHESVHDTLLAKLREGFSARAFGDRAEDATRMGPLANAAAQKRVHAMVEQAKAEGGMVETGGYLPEGPGYFYPPTLISGCRQEMEIVREEVFGPVLAVIRYSTFEEALALASDHQFGLSSVLFTENYRTVMRTSDAIEAGELYVNRFPADPYQGFHAGWKRSGLGGDDGKHGMLEFTQTRLVVLKH, encoded by the coding sequence ATGAGCCCCTATCGCAACTTTTCCGGCGGTCGTTTCACCGAAAGCACGTCTTCGGCGACGATCGACGTCCGCAATCCGGCAACCGGCCAGGTCTTCACATCGGTGCCGGCGGCAACGGACGACGAGGCGAAAGCAGCGGTCGAGGCAGCCGTGAAGGCGCAGCGTGCCTGGGCGGCACTGCCGGCCATTCGGCGCGGTGAAACGCTCCGCCACTTGGCGGGCGTGCTGGAAAGCCGAGCCGAAAACATCGGCGCGGCTCTGGCGAAAGAGTCGGGCAAGAGCCTTGCCGACGCGACCGCCGAAGTCATCTACGGCGCCGAACTGATGCGCTACCACGCCGAATGGGCCCGCCGCATCGAGGGCGAAGTGATCGAAAGCGACAATCCCGGCGAAACGCTTCTCCTCAAGCGTGTGCCGATCGGCGTTGCCGCCTGCCTGATCCCGTTCAACTATCCGATCTATACGCTGGTGCGGAAGATCGCCCCGGCGCTCATTGCCGGCAACGCCGTCGTTGTGCGCCCGAGCAACAACACGCCGACATCCGCCTTCGTTTTTGCCGAAGCGATCGTCGAGGCCGGCCTGCCGGAAGGTCTCGTCAACATCCTCACCATGTCGCATGACGTTGCGAAAACGCTCTGCACCCATCCCGGCGTCGGCATGATCACGCTGACCGGCAGCGTTTCGGCCGGCCGCATCGTGCTCGACTACTGCAAGGAAAACATCGCCAAGCCCTCTCTCGAACTCGGCGGCAAGACGCCCGTGATCGTCGAGCCGGATGCCGACCTCGACGCGGTGGCCCAGATGATCATCGCCGCCAAGACCGCCCATTGCGGCCAGGTCTGCACCAGCGCCGAGCGGCTCTACGTACACGAAAGCGTGCATGACACGCTGCTCGCCAAGCTGCGTGAAGGCTTTTCCGCCCGCGCCTTCGGCGACCGCGCCGAGGATGCGACCCGCATGGGCCCGCTCGCCAATGCCGCCGCGCAGAAACGCGTGCATGCAATGGTCGAGCAGGCGAAGGCCGAAGGTGGAATGGTCGAGACCGGTGGTTACTTGCCGGAGGGGCCAGGCTACTTCTATCCGCCGACGCTGATTTCCGGCTGCCGCCAGGAAATGGAGATCGTGCGCGAGGAGGTCTTCGGGCCGGTGCTTGCGGTAATTCGCTACTCGACGTTCGAGGAGGCGCTGGCGCTGGCGAGCGACCATCAGTTCGGGCTGAGCTCGGTACTCTTCACCGAGAACTACCGCACCGTCATGCGAACCAGCGATGCGATCGAGGCCGGCGAACTCTACGTCAATCGCTTCCCGGCGGATCCCTATCAGGGCTTCCACGCCGGCTGGAAACGCTCGGGCCTCGGCGGCGACGACGGCAAGCATGGCATGCTGGAATTCACCCAGACCCGCCTCGTCGTCCTGAAACACTGA
- a CDS encoding ABC transporter permease, with protein sequence MNAGVSLFWRQKKAVAGLVIIVTLCLMALFAPVIAPGDPSERVGRSHQPPTVEHYFGTTKMGRDVFSQFVWGARPSLAVGFATGLAITALGTIVGLVAGYFGGRTDATLDLATNAVLVIPNIPLLILLASFAGTVGPMAIMAIIALTSWPWGARMTRSQTMALRQREFVVAARMVGEPHWRVIFVEILPNLVPLIGINVVGSIIYAIVAQTTLEYLGFGDPLRVTWGTMLYNAQNSSAIMVGAWWDIAVPAAGIALVGLGLALINFTFDEIANPQLRSGPALSRWLRLTRLRRRELEAAR encoded by the coding sequence ATGAATGCGGGTGTCTCCTTGTTCTGGCGGCAGAAAAAGGCCGTCGCCGGGCTCGTTATCATTGTCACGCTCTGCCTGATGGCGCTGTTCGCCCCCGTAATTGCGCCCGGCGACCCGAGCGAGCGTGTTGGCCGTTCGCACCAGCCGCCGACAGTCGAACACTATTTCGGCACGACGAAGATGGGCCGCGACGTCTTTTCGCAGTTCGTCTGGGGCGCCCGGCCGTCGCTGGCCGTCGGCTTCGCCACCGGCCTTGCGATCACCGCGCTCGGCACGATCGTCGGCCTTGTCGCCGGCTATTTCGGCGGACGCACCGACGCGACGCTCGACCTTGCGACAAACGCGGTGCTGGTCATTCCCAACATCCCCTTGCTGATCCTGCTTGCCTCCTTCGCCGGCACGGTCGGTCCAATGGCGATCATGGCGATCATTGCGCTCACCTCCTGGCCCTGGGGCGCGCGGATGACGCGGTCACAGACCATGGCGCTGAGGCAACGCGAATTCGTGGTGGCGGCGCGCATGGTCGGCGAGCCGCACTGGCGCGTCATCTTCGTGGAGATCCTGCCCAATCTGGTGCCGCTGATCGGCATCAACGTCGTCGGCAGCATCATCTATGCCATCGTCGCCCAGACGACGCTCGAGTATCTCGGCTTCGGCGATCCGCTCCGGGTGACCTGGGGCACCATGCTCTACAACGCCCAGAATTCCTCCGCGATCATGGTTGGCGCCTGGTGGGATATCGCTGTCCCGGCCGCAGGCATTGCCCTTGTTGGACTCGGTCTCGCCCTGATCAATTTCACCTTCGACGAGATTGCCAATCCGCAGCTTCGCTCCGGCCCGGCATTGAGCCGGTGGTTGCGTCTCACGCGACTGCGCCGCCGCGAACTGGAGGCGGCCCGATGA
- a CDS encoding LysR substrate-binding domain-containing protein: MRRLPGLSAMKVFEVVGQTRSFTRAAERLNLTQSAVSRQVRNLEDELGEDLLIRRHHHLELTPAGAELLATIQEAFHSIEVSLRSITEKSNQNRLRINVPPTFAKRWLLPRLPRLRAALPDVDISLSTEATDTLAERGLLDCAIRFGDGEWPMLDASILMTERHVVVCAPSLLKGVKIEGPTDLQRFTFLHVLASPDRRYLTWRHWLDAAGFQDVDTRGGLEFDLLDLAIEAACAGLGVTVADRSMVRNQLQSGQLVQLFDVEVEGHESYWFVTRPPAGTDSKVDTFRAWLLAEVAADRAA; the protein is encoded by the coding sequence ATGCGAAGACTTCCTGGACTGTCGGCGATGAAGGTCTTCGAAGTGGTCGGGCAGACCCGCAGCTTCACGCGGGCGGCCGAGCGGCTCAACCTCACGCAAAGTGCGGTCAGCCGCCAGGTTCGCAACCTTGAGGACGAGCTCGGCGAAGACCTCCTGATACGCCGCCATCATCATCTCGAACTGACGCCGGCCGGGGCCGAATTGCTGGCGACGATCCAGGAAGCGTTTCACAGCATCGAGGTTTCGCTGCGCAGCATCACCGAGAAGAGCAACCAGAACCGCTTGCGGATCAACGTTCCACCGACCTTTGCCAAGCGCTGGCTGCTGCCGCGTCTGCCGCGGCTGCGCGCAGCCCTGCCCGACGTCGATATCAGCCTCAGCACCGAAGCGACGGATACGCTTGCCGAGCGCGGTCTTCTCGACTGCGCCATCCGCTTCGGCGATGGCGAGTGGCCGATGCTGGATGCCAGCATCCTGATGACGGAACGGCACGTTGTCGTCTGCGCGCCATCGCTGCTCAAAGGGGTGAAAATCGAGGGGCCGACCGACCTCCAACGCTTTACCTTCCTGCACGTGCTCGCCTCGCCCGACCGGCGTTATCTGACCTGGCGTCATTGGCTGGATGCGGCCGGGTTCCAGGATGTCGATACCCGCGGTGGCCTCGAATTTGACCTGCTCGATCTTGCGATCGAGGCGGCCTGCGCGGGGCTGGGCGTCACCGTCGCCGATCGTTCGATGGTTCGCAATCAACTCCAATCGGGGCAACTGGTGCAGCTCTTCGATGTTGAGGTCGAGGGGCACGAATCGTACTGGTTCGTCACGCGGCCGCCGGCGGGGACCGACAGCAAGGTCGATACCTTTCGCGCCTGGCTGCTGGCGGAGGTGGCGGCCGATCGGGCTGCCTGA